ATGCGGTTCGGCGTGGGCGCGCAAGGCTTTGCTGCTGCCGTACAGACGCTGACTATGGCATTGCCCGAGAACGGCTGGACCGGCGCAGGGTCGACGGCCTACCGGGGTCGGAACGACAAGCTGCGCGGCGACTCACAAACGATGGCGGATGCCGACCGGCTGGTGGCATCCGTGTTGTCCCGCGAGGCCGAACAGATAGCGGTGACCCGGGACGGGCTCGACCGGCAATCCGACTGGCTGGGCCAGATGAGCCTGATCGCGTGTGCAGTCGGGGCTCTCTCCCCTGCCGGCCGCGCCGCGCAGGCGAAGGCCGAGATGGAGATGGTGGCCAAGGCGGTCGGTGAGTCGACGAGTCAGCTGATGACGATGCGCGACCAGGTCACCGTCAACGCCGCCGAGGTGCGCGACGCGGTCAGCCTGTACGCCGCAATCACCGCAGACCCCGAGCGGGACGGCGACGACGATCCGGCGCCGACCCTCGGTGAACTGACCGAGGAACCTACCGAATCCGAGGAAGCTGCGGGTGATGAAACCGCCGAGCCGACGGCCGACACTGCCGGGCCTGCACCCGCAGCTGCATCTGCGTCGGTGGGAGCTGCTGGTCCGCCGTCGCCGAATGGTCCTGCCGCTGCACCGCCGGCCTCTGCGCCCGTCACCGTGCCATCCCAGAGTGCGCCTGCGGCCACCGCCTCGCCTGCTGCTCCTGGCGGCGACGTGGCGGGCGCGCTGGCCGGCGTGATCGGCCCGATCATCGGATCGATCGCGGGGATCATCGGCGGAATCGCGCAGGCGGCAGGTCAGGCGGCGCAAATCGCCACTCAAAGTGCCGGGCAGGCTGCTCAAGCGGGGCAGGCGGACCAGAGTGCCGATCCGATCGGCGCAGACTCGGTCAACGGGACCGGCTCAGCTGATGAGTTCGAGAAGCGGGATAACGGCAAAGACGACGAGTCCGGCGAGGACGATCGAGGAGCCACCGCGGAACCCCCGGGCGAAGACGAGCTGACGGAAGCACTGCCTGATGCGGGCCCAGATGGCGATTCCGCTGGCGAAGGTGACGACGGACCTGCGATGACGTTGCCGCCGGACTTCGGGGAAGCCTCCACGGGCATGGCTGGGCAGGAGCCGCAGGCGGCGTATGTATCGACGGATTTGGAGCACGGCCAGCTACGCCGGCCGGTGCCCGCTACATTAGAGCGCGGTATTCCTGGATCTGCTGCCGCGCTCACTGGGTAGTGGTTCTGGAATAACAGGAATCGAGGGGATTCATGTCGGGAGATTTGCGGGTTGTCACCGCTCATTTGCACGAGCTGTCGAGCAGACAGGGGCAGGCTGCATCTGGCCTGACGATGGCCACCGGGGCGGTCGACGGTGTCGACAGCTCGGTGCGCGCGACGCACGGACCAATTTCGTCGTCGACCGCCACAGCGGTCCAGGCGGCGCTGAATGCACGTCGAGCCGCGGGAACGAGCTTGGCCCGGGCCTCGCAACACCTCGGCGAAAAGCTCGCTGATGCGGCCGGCAGATACGACCAGACGGACTCGGCCACGGGCGGCGTCCTCGACGGAACCATTCGGTAGGGGATGCGAGACATGACTACTCCCTACGAAATCGATGCCAGCGCACCGCCGATCGATGACGTGGTCGCGGTCGAGCTGACCATCGACGGGACCCTGGTGGTCGCCGACAAGCTGGGGCTGACGGATTTCCCGCCCTCGATGGGCATCCGGCTGAACATTCCCCAGCCCGATCTGCGCAAGACCGTGTGGGAACAGGTCGAGCGTGACCTCACGGCCCAGGGCGTGCTCGATGTCTTCGGCAAGCCGCACCCTGAGGTGGCTGCCATGCTCGACACGTTGAGCCGGCCGGATCGCACGATCGAGGGACGCTGGTGGCGTCGTGACCTTGGCGGAAAGATGATCCGGTTCGTGGTTTGCCGCAAAGGAGGCCGGCACGTCGTCGCCGCCCGGGACAACGACATGCTGGTGCTGCAGCGGGTGGCGGCGCAGGTTGGCCTTGCCGGAATGGTGAATACCGTGCTCGGAGAGGGTAGGCCGGCCAATGTCGAGCCGCTGACCGGCGTCGCGGCAACCCTGGCAAATTGCCGGACCGCCGACGAGCTCACCGGCTACGGCATCCCACCGACCTCGGCCCGGGTGTACGCAAGCATCATCTCCTCGCCCGACAGCTGGGTGGAGCTGGTGGCGACGGAGCGGCATCCTGGCGGCACCACCTCTCAGGTGGATGTCGCCGCCGGTGTGTTGGATTCCAAGCATGGGCGCCTCGTTTCGATTCCGCGTCGGGTCAACGGGGAGCTCTACGGGAGCTTCCTGACCGGCACCAGGGACAATCTTCAGCGCGCCCTCGACGGGTTGGTCGAGTTCCTGCCGTCAGGCTCGTGGTACGACAAGCCTGATTCGGATAGTTCCTACCTGCACTGAGAAAGGCCGCAACGGTGGGTGACTTTCCGCCACATGATCCGGACGACGACGATGACGACTATGACGGCCTCTCGGCGTTGGATTTCACGTACTCGGACGACGGTTCGGACAAAGCGGCCCTGGATGCGCTCGGGACTTACAACGACGTTGCGTTCTCCGGCGATCCGGGTGCAGACGACGGAGCAAGTCCGGACGAACGATCAGCGCCCGAGGAATCGAGCCTTGTCGTACCGTTGTTCACCGTCACCAATCCGCCGGAAACCGTCACGGTGACGGTGTTCATGGATGGCCGCGTGCGTGAGATCGAGTTGGCGCCGAAAGCCATCAACCTGACCGAACGGGATCTCGCCGAAGAGATCCTGGTCATCGCGGATTTGGCCGCCAAACAGGCGAAGTCCGCCCAGTACTCGTCCATGCTCGCGGGAATGCGCGAGCATGGGCACGACGACGCGGCGACCCGCGATTTCCTCACCCGTGACCTGGACTTGCTCACCCCGGAGCAGGCTGACGATGCTCGAGCCCAGGTCTTTGCGACCCGCTATGGAGGCGATGATGGCTGACCACCTTGCTGGAATGTTCGGTAGCGCGGTCGGCATGCTGTCTGGTTCGCCGGCCCGCTCGCTCGAAATATTCACCGAGATCACCACGTACGACGAGGCCGCGTGTGACGCGTGGGTCGGTCGTATCCGGTGCGGCGACACCGATCGGGTGACCTTGTTTCGGGCTTGGTATTCACGCTCGAACTTCGGCCAGCTGGCGGGATCGGCCGAAATCTCGATGAACGGCGTCGGTGCGCGGGTGCCGATCGGCGGGATCTACGGCAAGGACATCTCCTACCCGATCAACTCGCCCCTGGCGATCACCATGGGTTTCGCCGTCCAGGAGGCGGCCGAGGGCAACTATGCCGATGCGATGGAGGCCTTGGAGGACGCCCCCGCCGGCGGGTCCGACCATCTGGTGGCCTGGGTCAAGGCCGTGATCTACGGAGCCGCTCAACGTTGGACCGATGTGATCGAGCAGGTGCGCGGCGCGGATCGGTGGCCGGACAAGTTCCTGGCCGCGGCGGCCGGCGTGGCCCACGGGGTGGCGGCGGCCAATCTCGGGTTGTTCACCGAGGCCGACCGTCGGCTCACCGAGGCCAACGACACCCCGGCCGGTCAGGCATGTGCACCGGCGATTGCCTGGTACCTGGCGATGGCCCGGCGGTACCAGGGCAACGAGGAGTCCGCCCAGGTGCTGCTGGAATGGCTCCAAGCTAACTTCCCTGAGCCCAAAGTCACTGCGGCGCTGCGTGATCCGGCGTATCGGCTGGAGACAACCACGGCCGAGAAGATCGCGTCGCGCACCGATCCGTGGGATCCCTCCAGCGTGGTGGCCGACACGTCGGGGCGGGACAAGCTGCTGGCCGAGGCACAGGCCGAGCTAGACCGGCAGATCGGGCTCAGCCGGGTCAAGGAGCAGATCGAGGCTTACCGGGCGGCCACCCAGATGGCCCGGATCCGTGCCGCCCGCGGCATGAAGGTGGCCCAGACCTCCAAGCACATGATCTTCGCCGGCCCACCCGGTACCGGCAAGACGACGATCGCACGTGTGGTCGCAAACATCCTGGCCGGCCTCGGTGTGATCGCCGAACCCAAGCTGATCGAGACCTCGCGTAAGGACTTCGTCGCCGAGTACGAGGGACAGTCCGCCGTCAAGACCGCCAAGACGATCGACCGGGCACTCGGCGGGGTGCTGTTCATCGACGAGGCCTACACGCTGGTGCAGGAGCGCGACGGCCGCGCCGACCCGTTCGGTACCGAGGCGTTGGATACCCTGCTGGCCCGGATGGAGAACGACCGCGACCGGTTGGTGGTCATCATCGCCGGCTACAGCAACGACATCGACCGCTTGCTGGAGACAAACGACGGTTTGCGTTCGCGTTTCGCAACCCGAATCGAGTTCGACTCGTACTCGCCCGACGACATCGTCGACATCACCAAAGTCATTGCCAAAGCCAATGACTCGCAGCTCGACGAGGAAGCGGCCAAGCGGGTGCACGAGGCGGCGATGCTGTTGAGCCAGCGCACCCTGAACGGCAAACCGGCACTCGACATCGCCGGTAACGGTCGCTACGCGCGGCAGCTGGTGGAGGCCGGCGAGCAGAACCGCGACATGCGGTTGGCCCGGTCGATGGACTTCGAGAATCTGGGTGTCGAGCAGCTCAGTGAGGTCAACGGGGATGACATGGCGGCGGCGATCGCGGCGGTTCACAGCCGCCTGAACATCGGCGAATAGGGATGGCAGGCTTCCGGCTCACCACGAAGGTCCAGGTCAGCGGCTGGCGTTTCCTGCTGCGCCGCGTCGAACACGCGATCGTGCGCCGGGACACCCGGATGTTCGACGACCCGTTGCAGTTCTACAGCCGCGCGGTGTTCGCCGGGATCGTGATTTCGGTGGTGGTCTGCCTGGGCGCGGCCCTGATGGCGTACTTCAAGCCGTTGGGCAAGCAGGGCAGCGACCAGTTGCTGGTTGACCGCACCACCAATCAGCTCTACGTGATGTTGCCTGGTACCAATTTGTTGCGCCCGGTGTACAACCTGACCTCGGCCCGGCTGGTTCTAGGCAGCTCCGGCAACCCGGCCGCGGTGAAATCCGAGGAGCTGAATCGGCTCCCCAAGGGGCAGCCGATCGGGATTCCGGGTGCGCCGTATGCGACGCCGACGGGTGCGCCCGCATCGCGGTGGGCGCTGTGTGACACCGTCGCCAAGGCTGACAGCTCAGCGCCCAAGGTCGAACAGGCCGTCTTGATCCGTTCGCTCGCAACGAATCTGGGCGTCGGCCCGATGCAAGCGAACCAGGGCATGCTGGTGTCTTTCGAAGGCGCCAACTGGCTGGTCACCGCGGAAGGACGGCACAGCATCGACCTCGCCGACAGGGCGGTGACCTCGGCGGTCGGTATCCCGGTCACCGCGAAGGCCACGCCGATATCTGAGGGACTGTTCAATGCCCTGGCCAATGTGGGTCCGTGGCAGCTCCCGGCAATCCCGGCCGCCGGCGCGCCGAATACCGTTGGGCTGCCAGAAAATCTGGTGATCGGGTCGGTGTTCCGGACCGCAACCGAATCCGATCCGCAGCATTACGTGGTCTTGCCGGACGGGGTCGCCCGCGTCAACGCCCCGACCGCAGCGGCGTTGCGCGCCACCAACTCCTACGGCCTGCTACAGCCTCCGTCGGTCGAGGCCAGCATAGTCGCCAAGATCGCCGAGCAGGTGTACGTTTCGCCGCTCCCGGACGAACCGTTGGAGGTACTGCTGCGGCAGGACTCGCCGGTGTTGTGTTGGGCGTGGCAGCGCGAACCGGGCGACCAGGCGCCGAAGACCACCGTCATCGCAGGCCGTCGGCTGCCGATTCCGCCGTCCGCGGTCGGCACCGGTATCGACCAGATCGGCGGTGACGCAACGGTGTACATCGAAGGCGGCCAGTTTGTACGGCTGCAGTCGCCGGATCCGCGGGTGGGCGAGAGTCTGTACTACATCGACCCACAAGGCGTTCGCTACGGCGTCGCCAACGACGATGCCGCCAAGAATCTGGGCTTGTCCGGTCCGGTGAACGCACCGTGGCAGGTCGTCGGGCTGCTGGTGGAGGGCCCGGTGCTGTCGAAGGAAGCCGCGCTGTTGGAGCACGACACGCTGCCCGCCGACCCGAACCCACGCAAAGTCGAAGGCACACAAGGCTCATGACAACCAGAAAGTTCACCCCCACGATAAAGCGGGGCCCGCGGCTGACACCGGGCGAGATCAATGTTGCCCCACCGGATGACCTCGGGATAGAGATCCCGCCGTCGGGCATGCAGAAGGCCATGCCCTGGGTCATGGGCGGCTGCATGCTCGGCATGATCGCGATCATGATCTTCACCGGGGTTCGCCAGCTGTCGCCGTACATGCTGATGATGCCGCTGATGATGATCATGGGCACGGTCGGATTCATGAGTAGCGGTGGCGGCGGCGGTAAGAAGGTCCCCGAGATCAACGCCGATCGCAAGGAGTATCTGCGGTACCTGGCCGGGCTGCGGACCCGCGTGACGTCATCGGCGT
The genomic region above belongs to Mycolicibacterium sp. HK-90 and contains:
- a CDS encoding EspA/EspE family type VII secretion system effector, yielding MKSLGNVAAFGEACGSPVLAAGQRVIESIKLTTGIGNPDTGMRFGVGAQGFAAAVQTLTMALPENGWTGAGSTAYRGRNDKLRGDSQTMADADRLVASVLSREAEQIAVTRDGLDRQSDWLGQMSLIACAVGALSPAGRAAQAKAEMEMVAKAVGESTSQLMTMRDQVTVNAAEVRDAVSLYAAITADPERDGDDDPAPTLGELTEEPTESEEAAGDETAEPTADTAGPAPAAASASVGAAGPPSPNGPAAAPPASAPVTVPSQSAPAATASPAAPGGDVAGALAGVIGPIIGSIAGIIGGIAQAAGQAAQIATQSAGQAAQAGQADQSADPIGADSVNGTGSADEFEKRDNGKDDESGEDDRGATAEPPGEDELTEALPDAGPDGDSAGEGDDGPAMTLPPDFGEASTGMAGQEPQAAYVSTDLEHGQLRRPVPATLERGIPGSAAALTG
- a CDS encoding ESX-1 secretion-associated protein, with the translated sequence MSGDLRVVTAHLHELSSRQGQAASGLTMATGAVDGVDSSVRATHGPISSSTATAVQAALNARRAAGTSLARASQHLGEKLADAAGRYDQTDSATGGVLDGTIR
- a CDS encoding ESX secretion-associated protein EspG; translated protein: MTTPYEIDASAPPIDDVVAVELTIDGTLVVADKLGLTDFPPSMGIRLNIPQPDLRKTVWEQVERDLTAQGVLDVFGKPHPEVAAMLDTLSRPDRTIEGRWWRRDLGGKMIRFVVCRKGGRHVVAARDNDMLVLQRVAAQVGLAGMVNTVLGEGRPANVEPLTGVAATLANCRTADELTGYGIPPTSARVYASIISSPDSWVELVATERHPGGTTSQVDVAAGVLDSKHGRLVSIPRRVNGELYGSFLTGTRDNLQRALDGLVEFLPSGSWYDKPDSDSSYLH
- a CDS encoding YbaB/EbfC family DNA-binding protein — its product is MGDFPPHDPDDDDDDYDGLSALDFTYSDDGSDKAALDALGTYNDVAFSGDPGADDGASPDERSAPEESSLVVPLFTVTNPPETVTVTVFMDGRVREIELAPKAINLTERDLAEEILVIADLAAKQAKSAQYSSMLAGMREHGHDDAATRDFLTRDLDLLTPEQADDARAQVFATRYGGDDG
- the eccA gene encoding type VII secretion AAA-ATPase EccA, with amino-acid sequence MADHLAGMFGSAVGMLSGSPARSLEIFTEITTYDEAACDAWVGRIRCGDTDRVTLFRAWYSRSNFGQLAGSAEISMNGVGARVPIGGIYGKDISYPINSPLAITMGFAVQEAAEGNYADAMEALEDAPAGGSDHLVAWVKAVIYGAAQRWTDVIEQVRGADRWPDKFLAAAAGVAHGVAAANLGLFTEADRRLTEANDTPAGQACAPAIAWYLAMARRYQGNEESAQVLLEWLQANFPEPKVTAALRDPAYRLETTTAEKIASRTDPWDPSSVVADTSGRDKLLAEAQAELDRQIGLSRVKEQIEAYRAATQMARIRAARGMKVAQTSKHMIFAGPPGTGKTTIARVVANILAGLGVIAEPKLIETSRKDFVAEYEGQSAVKTAKTIDRALGGVLFIDEAYTLVQERDGRADPFGTEALDTLLARMENDRDRLVVIIAGYSNDIDRLLETNDGLRSRFATRIEFDSYSPDDIVDITKVIAKANDSQLDEEAAKRVHEAAMLLSQRTLNGKPALDIAGNGRYARQLVEAGEQNRDMRLARSMDFENLGVEQLSEVNGDDMAAAIAAVHSRLNIGE
- the eccB gene encoding type VII secretion protein EccB, coding for MAGFRLTTKVQVSGWRFLLRRVEHAIVRRDTRMFDDPLQFYSRAVFAGIVISVVVCLGAALMAYFKPLGKQGSDQLLVDRTTNQLYVMLPGTNLLRPVYNLTSARLVLGSSGNPAAVKSEELNRLPKGQPIGIPGAPYATPTGAPASRWALCDTVAKADSSAPKVEQAVLIRSLATNLGVGPMQANQGMLVSFEGANWLVTAEGRHSIDLADRAVTSAVGIPVTAKATPISEGLFNALANVGPWQLPAIPAAGAPNTVGLPENLVIGSVFRTATESDPQHYVVLPDGVARVNAPTAAALRATNSYGLLQPPSVEASIVAKIAEQVYVSPLPDEPLEVLLRQDSPVLCWAWQREPGDQAPKTTVIAGRRLPIPPSAVGTGIDQIGGDATVYIEGGQFVRLQSPDPRVGESLYYIDPQGVRYGVANDDAAKNLGLSGPVNAPWQVVGLLVEGPVLSKEAALLEHDTLPADPNPRKVEGTQGS